One Campylobacter concisus DNA segment encodes these proteins:
- the csrA gene encoding carbon storage regulator CsrA, whose amino-acid sequence MLILARKENEEILIGNDIKVVIVNISKNTVKLGIEAPRNTMILRSELANDIKNENIHATKTASEADIHELAKKIEK is encoded by the coding sequence ATGTTAATCCTAGCAAGAAAAGAAAATGAAGAAATTTTAATAGGAAATGACATAAAAGTTGTCATAGTAAATATTTCAAAAAATACTGTTAAACTCGGTATCGAAGCGCCACGAAATACAATGATACTAAGAAGCGAACTAGCAAACGATATCAAAAACGAAAATATCCATGCCACAAAAACTGCAAGTGAAGCCGATATTCATGAGCTAGCTAAAAAAATTGAGAAATGA
- a CDS encoding 4-(cytidine 5'-diphospho)-2-C-methyl-D-erythritol kinase: MKSFAKINIFLKIVGTRGSYHEILSRFILCEQLFDEIYFEKSDSFAIECNNHDIKDNIIQKAVDELKKAGFSNELDKFFSSHKIIINKNIPIGAGLGGGSSNAATFLLMVNDELNLSIKHENLMQIASKIGADVAFFVSGYKAANASGIGEIIEEFDDEVPNLNIFTPNVFCSTPMVYQEFRSNFLQYIDVNAAKKMQNLKSKELLEIYKNEELNDLFAPCFNLYPQMNEFRDKFLSGSGSSVFSVN; encoded by the coding sequence ATGAAAAGCTTTGCAAAGATAAATATATTTTTAAAGATAGTTGGCACTAGAGGCAGCTACCACGAAATTTTATCGCGCTTTATCCTCTGTGAGCAGCTTTTTGACGAAATTTATTTTGAAAAGTCAGATTCTTTTGCCATAGAATGTAATAACCACGATATAAAAGATAACATCATCCAAAAAGCGGTAGATGAGCTAAAAAAAGCCGGCTTTTCAAACGAGCTCGACAAGTTTTTTAGCTCTCATAAAATCATCATCAACAAAAATATCCCAATTGGTGCGGGCCTTGGTGGAGGTAGTTCAAACGCTGCCACCTTTTTGCTAATGGTAAATGATGAGCTAAATTTAAGTATAAAACATGAAAATTTGATGCAAATAGCGTCTAAAATCGGCGCAGATGTAGCTTTTTTCGTAAGTGGCTACAAGGCAGCAAATGCAAGCGGCATAGGCGAAATCATAGAAGAATTTGATGACGAAGTGCCAAATTTAAATATTTTCACACCAAATGTTTTTTGCTCCACACCGATGGTTTATCAAGAATTTAGAAGCAATTTCTTACAATACATAGACGTTAATGCTGCAAAAAAGATGCAAAATTTAAAAAGCAAAGAGCTACTTGAAATTTATAAAAACGAGGAGCTAAACGATCTTTTTGCGCCATGTTTTAACCTCTATCCACAGATGAATGAGTTTAGAGATAAATTTCTAAGTGGCAGTGGCAGTAGCGTATTTAGCGTAAATTAA
- a CDS encoding c-type cytochrome: MKNIKISFLACFLVANAFAASQVYYIEARGEFGKELAEMAKKQANDRNEKVNVYVDEDPRRYKDNRILKLGVDRKGRYSVSLGKELYEKQCASCHGENADKRPFGSTPLKNMDAKDIEDSIISYRSDSSFGGSGKNVMQNQAKILSNNDLGAILAYLKGKDAFVEQDTNENKPVSTQTKQGSYLR, from the coding sequence ATGAAAAATATCAAAATTTCTTTTTTGGCGTGTTTTTTGGTGGCAAATGCCTTTGCAGCTTCACAAGTCTACTATATAGAAGCTCGTGGTGAGTTTGGTAAAGAACTTGCTGAAATGGCAAAAAAGCAGGCTAATGATAGAAATGAAAAAGTAAATGTCTATGTCGATGAAGATCCAAGACGCTATAAAGATAATAGAATTTTAAAATTAGGCGTTGATAGGAAGGGCAGATATAGTGTTTCTTTGGGTAAGGAGCTTTATGAAAAGCAATGTGCTAGCTGCCATGGTGAAAATGCTGATAAAAGACCATTTGGTTCAACGCCTCTAAAAAATATGGATGCTAAGGATATTGAAGATAGCATCATCTCTTATAGAAGTGACTCAAGTTTTGGTGGAAGCGGTAAAAATGTAATGCAAAATCAAGCTAAAATTCTTTCAAATAATGATCTTGGCGCGATTCTTGCCTATCTAAAAGGCAAAGATGCTTTTGTTGAACAAGACACAAATGAAAACAAGCCAGTCTCTACCCAAACAAAGCAAGGCAGTTATTTAAGATAA
- a CDS encoding thioredoxin, translated as MKNLLVLIITLFAFFGCGDDESSSVNFKEFSPNEEVKLVDVSGKELTLVRKNHGFAIKNDENKVLMIDIFGTFCPPCQKEAVELTKYQLENKDKFTLIGLTHFENVTNEYVLHEFMQKFNAYYFITNDQKINDRLAEQIVRDIEYKHEIALPFKVVIKNGEYQILTDVDSGQYGVKYYLGGIKVTKMKEDLAKIYETK; from the coding sequence ATGAAGAATTTGCTTGTTTTAATAATCACTTTATTTGCTTTTTTTGGCTGTGGTGACGATGAGAGCAGTAGTGTAAATTTTAAAGAATTTAGTCCAAATGAAGAGGTTAAGCTTGTAGATGTAAGCGGCAAGGAGCTTACTTTAGTTCGAAAAAATCATGGCTTTGCTATCAAAAATGATGAAAATAAAGTTTTAATGATCGATATTTTTGGTACATTTTGCCCACCTTGCCAAAAAGAGGCAGTTGAGCTTACAAAATATCAGCTTGAAAACAAAGATAAATTTACGCTAATAGGACTAACTCATTTTGAAAATGTCACAAATGAGTATGTTTTGCACGAATTTATGCAAAAATTTAACGCCTACTACTTCATAACAAACGATCAAAAGATAAATGACAGACTTGCCGAGCAGATCGTAAGAGACATCGAATACAAACACGAGATCGCACTACCTTTTAAGGTCGTGATAAAAAATGGCGAATATCAAATTTTAACAGACGTAGATAGCGGACAATACGGAGTAAAATACTATCTTGGTGGTATAAAAGTCACAAAAATGAAAGAAGATCTGGCAAAAATTTATGAGACAAAATAA
- the ccsA gene encoding cytochrome c biogenesis protein CcsA, which produces MLNPKSLFLSMGSAIILMIIFAIASGVATIIESKTSTEAAWYYVYGASWFALIQLLLGINLTYNIFRYNLIDPKKLPSLIFHLGFIVILIGAGITRYIGFEADMHIREKTQSNIVTTKISYLNLTALNDNGEEINAALPLGLSDAKKGFDLKLKIADNEANLKFKEFVPNASYKFVDDKNGQPVVEFVVSNESESEEIFLLEEEEARVADISFIFNAKPDESKKYVLFKLVDGNFTVTSNTDLSKFTMNDSSKTELKAGSVNEFGMGSLYTISNINFAPRLVSAHASRKLVSTKDSEFNALIAELNYKGESKEMHIFYNLTEPSRLAVAGQKFNASWGAQQVKLPFSLYLKDFELKRYPGSNSPMSYSSEVIVKDDTNMSGLDYKIYMNHVLDYDGYRFFQSSYDTDEKGTILSVNKDPGKIPTYIGYFLLGFGFVLNVVNPGSRFRKLAKLIDNESTKGGKKVVAIIAIMLLSLNFSSLKAEDFLPNISKEHTQKLSRLIVQSSDGRMKPFDTLSKEILNKIHRSENINSLNSNQAMLSIMVTPNFWRSEKIISLGQSKELKKELGIDENAKYASFNDFFRATKDGGSEYKLTKFAEIANRKHPGSRNTFDKDVIKIDERLNVFYMIFIGEIFKIFPKQDDPSNSWYSPASAMMYFPPKEADLVINMMREYFAAVDAATKDNDWSKADAALDKISAYQQKYGSAVIPSEEKINIEILFNKIQIFERLTPVYLLAGLALLFFVFVKMLAPKVQINGIVRVVYIINLLAFLAHTVGLGLRWYIAEHAPWSNAYESMVYIAWALGFSGIVFAKRSPIALALTSILAGVTLFVAHLSWMDPQITTLVPVLQSYWLTIHVSVITASYGFLGLCALLGGFTLLLIILQNKKKPNPEISRNILEATRINEMAMILGLSLLTLGNFLGGVWANESWGRYWGWDSKETWALVSILVYAAVLHIRFISRLNNQYAFAVASFFAYWSIIMTYFGVNFYLAGMHSYAAGDPLPVPDFVWISIVIMVLMSVLAFTKRSLCSRL; this is translated from the coding sequence ATGTTAAATCCAAAATCATTATTTTTAAGTATGGGCTCAGCTATCATTTTGATGATAATCTTTGCCATAGCTAGCGGAGTCGCTACGATAATAGAAAGTAAAACTAGCACAGAAGCTGCATGGTACTATGTTTATGGTGCTAGCTGGTTTGCTCTCATTCAACTACTTCTTGGCATAAATTTGACCTATAATATCTTTAGATACAACTTAATAGATCCTAAAAAACTCCCTTCGCTTATCTTTCACCTTGGTTTTATCGTTATCTTAATCGGTGCTGGTATAACAAGATATATTGGCTTTGAGGCCGATATGCATATAAGAGAAAAAACTCAGTCAAATATCGTTACGACAAAAATATCCTATTTAAATTTAACCGCATTAAACGATAATGGAGAAGAGATAAATGCTGCTTTGCCACTAGGACTTTCTGATGCAAAAAAAGGTTTTGATCTAAAGCTAAAAATAGCAGATAATGAAGCTAATTTAAAATTTAAAGAATTTGTGCCAAATGCAAGTTATAAGTTTGTGGATGATAAAAATGGGCAACCAGTAGTGGAATTTGTGGTTTCAAACGAGAGTGAAAGTGAAGAAATCTTCTTGTTAGAAGAAGAGGAAGCAAGAGTTGCAGATATTAGTTTTATCTTTAATGCTAAGCCAGACGAGAGTAAAAAATATGTACTTTTTAAATTAGTGGACGGAAATTTTACAGTTACTTCAAATACTGATCTTTCAAAATTTACAATGAACGATAGCTCAAAAACTGAGTTAAAAGCTGGTAGCGTAAATGAATTTGGCATGGGTAGTCTTTATACTATTTCAAATATAAATTTTGCTCCAAGATTAGTTTCAGCTCATGCTTCAAGAAAGCTAGTTAGTACAAAAGATAGCGAATTTAACGCCTTGATAGCTGAATTAAATTATAAAGGCGAGAGTAAAGAGATGCATATTTTTTATAACCTAACAGAGCCTTCACGCTTGGCTGTGGCTGGACAAAAATTTAACGCTTCATGGGGCGCGCAGCAAGTTAAACTTCCGTTTAGCCTATACTTAAAAGACTTTGAGCTTAAAAGATATCCTGGTTCAAATTCGCCTATGAGCTACTCAAGTGAAGTTATTGTAAAAGATGATACAAACATGTCGGGGCTTGACTATAAAATTTATATGAATCATGTGCTTGACTATGATGGTTATAGATTCTTCCAAAGTTCATACGATACAGATGAAAAAGGAACCATTCTCTCTGTAAATAAAGATCCAGGCAAGATACCAACTTATATCGGCTACTTTTTACTTGGGTTTGGCTTTGTGTTAAATGTTGTAAATCCTGGTAGTCGTTTTAGAAAGCTAGCTAAGTTAATAGACAATGAATCAACAAAGGGTGGTAAAAAGGTTGTTGCTATCATCGCCATTATGCTTTTAAGTTTAAATTTTAGCTCATTAAAGGCTGAAGACTTTTTGCCTAATATCAGCAAAGAGCACACACAAAAGCTTTCTAGACTTATTGTGCAAAGCTCAGATGGTAGAATGAAGCCATTTGACACTCTTAGCAAAGAAATTTTAAATAAAATACATAGAAGCGAGAATATAAATAGCCTAAACTCGAATCAAGCTATGCTTTCAATAATGGTAACGCCTAATTTTTGGCGAAGTGAAAAAATTATCTCACTTGGGCAAAGTAAGGAGCTAAAAAAAGAGCTTGGCATAGATGAAAATGCAAAGTATGCAAGTTTTAATGATTTTTTTAGAGCCACAAAAGATGGCGGAAGTGAATATAAACTCACAAAATTTGCTGAAATTGCTAATCGTAAGCATCCTGGATCACGCAATACATTTGATAAAGACGTAATCAAGATCGACGAGAGATTGAATGTTTTTTATATGATATTTATTGGTGAAATTTTTAAAATTTTTCCAAAGCAAGATGACCCATCAAACTCTTGGTATTCGCCTGCTAGTGCAATGATGTACTTTCCGCCTAAGGAGGCCGATCTAGTCATTAATATGATGAGAGAGTATTTTGCAGCAGTTGATGCAGCAACAAAAGATAATGATTGGAGCAAGGCTGATGCTGCACTTGATAAAATTTCAGCCTATCAGCAAAAGTACGGCTCTGCTGTAATTCCAAGTGAAGAAAAGATAAATATAGAAATTTTGTTTAATAAAATTCAAATTTTTGAGCGATTGACACCGGTTTATCTTTTGGCTGGCCTCGCGCTTTTATTTTTTGTTTTTGTCAAAATGCTAGCTCCAAAGGTTCAGATAAATGGCATTGTAAGAGTTGTATACATTATAAATTTACTAGCTTTTCTTGCTCATACTGTTGGGCTTGGGCTTCGTTGGTACATTGCTGAGCATGCGCCTTGGAGTAACGCTTATGAATCGATGGTCTATATCGCTTGGGCTCTAGGATTTTCTGGTATCGTCTTTGCAAAACGTAGCCCTATCGCTCTTGCTCTTACGTCTATATTGGCTGGTGTTACATTATTTGTTGCACATCTTAGCTGGATGGATCCGCAGATCACTACACTTGTACCGGTGCTTCAAAGCTACTGGCTAACAATACATGTTTCTGTCATTACTGCAAGTTATGGATTTTTAGGGCTTTGCGCGTTACTTGGTGGCTTTACACTATTGCTTATCATTTTACAAAATAAGAAAAAGCCAAATCCAGAAATTTCTCGCAATATCCTCGAAGCTACTCGTATAAATGAGATGGCTATGATACTAGGACTTAGCTTACTTACTCTTGGAAATTTTCTAGGCGGTGTTTGGGCAAACGAGAGCTGGGGTAGATATTGGGGCTGGGATAGTAAGGAGACTTGGGCGCTAGTTTCTATACTTGTTTATGCCGCAGTTCTTCATATAAGATTTATTTCAAGGCTAAACAATCAATATGCGTTTGCAGTTGCTTCGTTCTTTGCTTATTGGTCGATTATTATGACTTATTTTGGTGTAAATTTTTATTTAGCTGGCATGCACTCATATGCAGCAGGAGATCCATTACCAGTGCCTGATTTTGTCTGGATTAGTATCGTGATAATGGTGCTTATGAGTGTTTTAGCATTTACAAAGCGATCACTTTGCTCAAGGCTTTAG
- a CDS encoding fatty-acid--CoA ligase, giving the protein MLIKGLIVFFVVLLLIAICVLIYILLRNRDYSIETKELALEKEEITIEKLEKLAGDNSLSKNELFELIQIFVGNFSIPAKNNQVMPKEANNYINFIILICSHKNSDAKLISFLDKEAKKKNPSYIVEIEESEKIGIENRKNRR; this is encoded by the coding sequence ATGCTAATAAAAGGTCTAATAGTTTTCTTTGTTGTATTGCTATTAATTGCAATTTGTGTGTTAATCTATATACTTTTAAGAAATAGGGATTATAGCATCGAAACAAAGGAGCTCGCATTAGAAAAAGAAGAGATAACGATCGAAAAGCTTGAAAAGCTTGCCGGTGATAATAGCCTAAGTAAAAACGAGCTTTTCGAACTTATTCAAATTTTCGTAGGAAATTTTAGTATACCAGCTAAAAATAACCAAGTCATGCCAAAAGAGGCAAATAACTATATAAATTTCATAATTTTAATCTGCTCTCATAAAAATTCTGATGCAAAGCTCATCAGTTTTTTAGACAAAGAGGCTAAAAAGAAAAATCCAAGCTATATTGTCGAGATAGAAGAGAGTGAGAAAATCGGCATAGAAAATCGCAAAAATCGTAGATAA
- the fliE gene encoding flagellar hook-basal body complex protein FliE: protein MINSINLDKINKNENSNKIAKAGEEGGFENALNDSLKELNKVQINADKAIADLATGEVKDLHQAAIAIGKAETSMKLMLEIRNKALSAYKEISRTQI from the coding sequence ATGATAAATAGTATAAATTTAGACAAAATAAATAAAAATGAAAATTCAAATAAAATAGCAAAAGCAGGCGAAGAAGGTGGCTTCGAAAATGCTCTAAACGACTCTTTAAAAGAGCTAAATAAAGTGCAAATCAACGCAGATAAAGCCATAGCCGATCTTGCAACTGGCGAGGTAAAAGATCTTCACCAAGCTGCTATTGCGATAGGCAAAGCAGAGACTAGCATGAAGCTTATGCTAGAAATTCGCAACAAAGCACTAAGTGCTTATAAAGAAATTTCTAGAACACAAATTTAA
- a CDS encoding peptidoglycan D,D-transpeptidase FtsI family protein — translation MNSRKSKITILFLLITFGISIFVLVIFYRASIERKLPRLQTSDINTAIRGNIITKDGFSISSSQKLYKVMLDTRNIDPNKKEMFIKLYSLYSGDDPNKVRKIINGTKGIVTLSYSIDAKGATYLQELSRKLNRKSILVSYLDPKTGLASFQGMRVMESGQNRKFMSKDALTPAIGYVSKTESDALTKSKGVKGLERYYEDYLAPIQNAKILGPRDIGNNIILTSDSNLATRVDGYNAVLSIPLKFQTKLEQILDEKREFLDAKELVICIMNSKNGEILALASSSRYDPSNIRKQDYSALNSTVSEYAYEVGSVFKPFIFSILLQEKKVNPFELVNTYNGRYQLGKRIIKDTHPEPFMSAEDIIVHSSNIGMIQLVERLNGPQIYQGLLNFGFSRKTGIDLPYEQVGMMPTVTKLNSSTYKATVSYGYGLQATFMQLLKAYNTFNNKGIEVTPHMVAYLERNGKRYDLPKSEPAQVISQETAKIMKRILIKTVEKGTGLKAFTPGLEIGGKTGTAHIASGSGGYSNTYNGSFFGFVNDTRGNSYTIGVLARDPKRPYYYFGAQSALPMFKKAVDLMVEDGYLFPDANIIAEFEAKKDKLKNDKTKQKPALD, via the coding sequence ATGAATTCCAGAAAATCAAAAATAACCATACTTTTTTTATTAATTACTTTTGGAATTTCAATATTTGTACTTGTCATATTTTATAGGGCAAGTATCGAACGAAAGCTTCCTAGGCTTCAAACAAGCGATATAAATACGGCAATTCGTGGCAATATAATCACAAAAGATGGCTTTAGCATCTCTTCAAGCCAAAAACTCTACAAAGTGATGCTTGATACTAGAAACATCGATCCTAATAAAAAAGAAATGTTTATCAAGCTATATTCGCTTTACAGCGGCGACGATCCAAACAAAGTAAGAAAGATCATAAATGGTACAAAAGGCATCGTTACACTCTCATATAGTATTGATGCAAAGGGTGCTACCTACCTTCAAGAGCTCTCAAGAAAGCTAAATCGCAAGAGCATTTTGGTTTCATATCTTGATCCAAAAACAGGTCTTGCTTCATTTCAGGGCATGAGAGTAATGGAGAGCGGCCAAAATCGTAAATTTATGTCAAAAGACGCCCTCACACCAGCTATTGGCTACGTGAGCAAAACTGAAAGTGACGCGCTTACAAAAAGCAAAGGCGTAAAAGGTCTTGAGAGATATTATGAAGATTATTTAGCTCCTATACAAAATGCAAAAATTTTAGGGCCTCGCGATATTGGAAATAATATTATTTTAACAAGTGACTCAAATTTAGCAACAAGAGTAGATGGCTACAATGCGGTGCTTTCTATACCGCTTAAATTTCAAACCAAACTAGAGCAAATTTTAGATGAAAAACGTGAATTTCTAGATGCAAAAGAGTTAGTTATATGCATAATGAATAGCAAAAATGGAGAAATTTTAGCCCTAGCTTCTAGCTCAAGATATGATCCTTCAAACATAAGAAAGCAAGATTATAGCGCTCTAAATTCGACCGTTAGCGAATATGCTTATGAAGTTGGCTCGGTTTTTAAGCCATTTATATTTTCTATCTTACTTCAAGAGAAGAAAGTAAATCCATTTGAGCTTGTAAATACCTATAATGGCCGATACCAACTTGGCAAAAGGATAATCAAAGATACCCATCCAGAGCCTTTTATGAGTGCTGAGGATATAATCGTACACAGTTCAAACATAGGCATGATTCAGCTTGTTGAGCGACTAAATGGGCCACAAATTTATCAAGGACTTTTAAATTTTGGCTTTTCAAGAAAAACAGGCATAGATCTACCTTACGAGCAAGTAGGTATGATGCCAACAGTTACAAAGCTAAACTCATCGACATATAAGGCGACTGTGAGCTACGGATACGGCTTGCAAGCTACATTTATGCAGCTTTTAAAAGCCTATAATACATTTAACAATAAAGGCATTGAAGTTACTCCTCACATGGTTGCCTACTTAGAGAGAAATGGAAAAAGATACGATTTGCCAAAGTCCGAGCCAGCTCAAGTTATATCACAAGAGACTGCAAAGATAATGAAGAGAATTTTAATAAAAACGGTTGAGAAAGGTACTGGACTAAAAGCCTTTACGCCAGGACTTGAGATAGGTGGCAAGACTGGAACTGCACACATTGCTTCAGGTAGTGGTGGATACAGCAACACCTACAATGGCTCATTTTTTGGCTTTGTGAACGACACAAGAGGTAATAGCTACACAATAGGCGTTTTAGCAAGGGATCCTAAAAGACCTTACTACTACTTCGGCGCTCAAAGTGCCTTGCCTATGTTTAAAAAGGCAGTTGATCTGATGGTTGAGGATGGATATTTATTTCCTGATGCAAATATAATAGCTGAGTTTGAAGCCAAAAAAGATAAGCTTAAAAATGATAAGACAAAACAAAAGCCTGCTTTGGACTAA
- the truB gene encoding tRNA pseudouridine(55) synthase TruB has protein sequence MNAIFVANKPAGMSSNHFLGKLKRKYGVKKAGFSGTLDPFASGCLIVAFGSYTKFFRFLDKSPKVYEATIWLGVSSPSMDNENITEISNVKELNLEKLEAIRGELTGKINYVPPKFSAKHVNGTRAYKLARSGEEFELKQETMEIFDSQILNYSHPFLTLRLSVSEGSYIRSYTEIFGKKLGYNVTLSSLKRISEGKFCYKNEKFLNICDFLNIQKNTYLGDINDILDGKKLKINDFETQKQGIYLLNYDKFMSVIQITDDTINYTLNKVEKC, from the coding sequence ATGAACGCCATTTTTGTGGCAAACAAGCCAGCTGGCATGAGCTCAAACCACTTTTTAGGAAAGCTTAAAAGAAAATACGGTGTTAAAAAAGCTGGATTTTCAGGCACACTTGATCCATTTGCGAGTGGTTGTCTGATAGTCGCTTTTGGCTCGTATACGAAATTTTTTAGATTTTTAGACAAAAGCCCAAAGGTCTATGAGGCGACGATCTGGCTAGGGGTAAGTAGTCCTAGTATGGACAATGAAAATATCACTGAAATTTCAAATGTAAAAGAGCTAAATTTAGAAAAACTTGAAGCCATAAGAGGCGAGCTAACAGGCAAGATAAACTATGTCCCGCCAAAATTTAGCGCTAAACACGTAAATGGCACAAGAGCTTACAAGCTAGCAAGAAGTGGCGAAGAATTTGAGCTAAAGCAAGAAACTATGGAAATTTTTGATAGCCAAATTTTAAACTACTCGCATCCATTTTTGACACTTCGTTTAAGTGTAAGCGAAGGAAGTTATATCCGTTCGTATACAGAAATTTTTGGAAAAAAGCTTGGTTATAATGTAACTTTAAGCTCATTAAAAAGGATAAGTGAAGGCAAATTTTGCTACAAAAATGAAAAATTTTTGAATATTTGTGATTTTCTAAACATTCAGAAAAATACATACCTTGGGGATATAAACGATATTCTTGATGGTAAGAAATTAAAAATTAACGATTTTGAAACACAAAAGCAAGGAATTTATTTGCTAAATTATGATAAATTTATGAGCGTAATCCAAATCACGGATGATACTATAAATTACACTCTAAATAAGGTTGAAAAATGTTAA
- the flgB gene encoding flagellar basal body rod protein FlgB — protein MFVLDKSKSSPLVESALAGRELRQKLISGNLANVDTPFYKARDIRFEDVLKEKANEIYNTSNQKKLQLAKTNEAHMAVVDFPKSDTAQIFLRDGHMARNDANTVDLDVETTEMGKNTVMINALDNAYKAQSNIFKSVIDASAKN, from the coding sequence ATGTTTGTTTTAGATAAATCAAAATCTAGCCCACTTGTTGAATCAGCTCTTGCAGGCAGAGAACTACGCCAAAAACTAATCTCTGGCAATCTTGCAAACGTTGATACACCGTTTTATAAAGCTAGAGATATAAGATTTGAAGATGTCTTAAAAGAAAAAGCAAATGAAATTTATAACACTTCAAACCAAAAAAAGCTACAGCTTGCTAAGACAAACGAAGCGCATATGGCTGTGGTTGATTTTCCAAAAAGTGACACAGCTCAAATTTTCTTGCGTGATGGTCACATGGCTAGAAATGACGCAAACACGGTTGATCTTGATGTTGAGACAACAGAAATGGGCAAAAATACAGTTATGATAAACGCTCTTGATAACGCCTACAAGGCTCAAAGCAATATTTTTAAAAGTGTAATAGACGCAAGTGCTAAAAACTAG
- the smpB gene encoding SsrA-binding protein SmpB: MKDLAKNKKALHDFSILETFEAGIVLKGSEVKALRAGRANLKDSFVRVIKGELFLLNAHISYLETTHSAFRPNERAARKLLMHRKQIDKIFGQVSQDGLALVVLALYLSDKNIIKARLALAKGKNLHDKRETLKRREADKEARAAIKRYV, translated from the coding sequence ATAAAAGATCTAGCAAAAAACAAGAAAGCTTTGCATGACTTTAGCATACTTGAGACCTTCGAGGCTGGTATTGTACTAAAAGGCAGCGAGGTCAAAGCACTAAGGGCTGGCAGGGCAAATTTAAAAGATAGCTTTGTGCGTGTCATAAAGGGTGAGCTTTTTTTATTAAACGCCCACATCAGCTATCTTGAGACTACACACAGCGCATTTCGTCCAAATGAACGAGCAGCTAGAAAACTTTTGATGCATAGAAAGCAGATCGATAAAATTTTCGGTCAAGTCTCACAAGATGGACTAGCACTAGTTGTTTTAGCACTTTATTTGAGTGATAAAAACATCATAAAAGCAAGGCTTGCACTCGCAAAAGGTAAAAATTTACACGACAAGCGCGAGACTCTAAAAAGACGCGAGGCAGACAAAGAGGCAAGAGCTGCCATAAAAAGATATGTTTAA
- the flgC gene encoding flagellar basal body rod protein FlgC has product MSYLNDFDISGYGLSAQRFRMNVISSNIANAQTTRTAEGGPYRRQEVIFKEMNFDKILNDQLKSSQSLLEYENPLDDPSSPRNAHPALTSVIVDKVVRDDKDFQLKYDPSHPDANANGYVAFPNINPVIEMSDLLEATRAYQANVAAFQNAKTIAQSAISLISGQA; this is encoded by the coding sequence ATGTCATACTTAAATGATTTTGATATTAGTGGATACGGACTAAGTGCGCAACGCTTCAGGATGAACGTCATCAGCTCAAACATAGCAAATGCTCAAACTACAAGAACGGCTGAAGGTGGCCCTTATAGAAGGCAAGAGGTCATCTTTAAAGAGATGAACTTTGATAAAATTTTAAACGATCAGCTTAAAAGCTCACAAAGTCTACTCGAGTATGAAAATCCACTCGACGACCCAAGCTCACCAAGAAACGCTCACCCTGCCCTAACTAGCGTGATCGTGGATAAAGTGGTGCGTGACGATAAGGACTTTCAGCTAAAATATGATCCAAGCCATCCAGACGCAAATGCAAATGGCTACGTCGCATTTCCAAATATAAATCCGGTTATTGAGATGTCTGACCTACTTGAAGCAACAAGGGCATATCAAGCAAACGTGGCAGCCTTTCAAAATGCAAAAACAATAGCACAAAGTGCGATATCACTTATTTCAGGACAAGCATAA